TTATATTTTCCTCCTAAATTCTAGGGTTTTTAGCGTTATTTCCCCTGGAGGATGTCTTCAAAGAGCAACCACGTAGGAATGACATCACATTCGAATGGAGATACTCTAACAGGAGAATTCCTTATTCTTCCAAGCGAACTTAAGCCAGAATATGACCAGCGGCTGGTATTTGGATTTGGATACCTTCCTTCCACCAATGAGTATAAGGTTGTTAGATGCAGTTACACTGAGTTAAACAATGTGTGGAAGGGGCATGTGGCGGTATACACTCTTGGCTCACAAAATGGGTGGAGggaaaaagaagacatcctttACATTTTGTATTCGTCAGGTCTCTTTGTTAATGGAGTAATTCATTGGATTGGAAAAATAGGCGAACAGGTGCCTCGGATTGTCGCCTTCGATCTGGCGGATGAGAAGTTCAAATGCGTCTCGACACTACCTTTAGATTCTTTTACAGCATTTGACACTTTTAGACTCAGTTTGTTAGGGGGGAACATGTGTTTTATTCACACTGTATGGGATGAAAGTCAAGACTGTGACGAAATCCAAGATATATGGGCATTAAAAAAACGGGACAACAACGCAAAAATACGACAACCTAGAGTTACACGAGAGTACTATGACCACAATTGGAGTTGGAGTAAGGACTTCCATATAGCATTTGGAGGACCAGAGATGTGCAATTATAAGCCTTTTGCAATTACAAAGAGCAATGAAGTTT
The Papaver somniferum cultivar HN1 unplaced genomic scaffold, ASM357369v1 unplaced-scaffold_23, whole genome shotgun sequence DNA segment above includes these coding regions:
- the LOC113340758 gene encoding F-box/kelch-repeat protein At3g06240-like encodes the protein MTSHSNGDTLTGEFLILPSELKPEYDQRLVFGFGYLPSTNEYKVVRCSYTELNNVWKGHVAVYTLGSQNGWREKEDILYILYSSGLFVNGVIHWIGKIGEQVPRIVAFDLADEKFKCVSTLPLDSFTAFDTFRLSLLGGNMCFIHTVWDESQDCDEIQDIWALKKRDNNAKIRQPRVTREYYDHNWSWSKDFHIAFGGPEMCNYKPFAITKSNEVLLCQDYRKLCIYDSNTSTLTKLWDGDSNGFFRPSSNPSHEHTCFFKRFRRVFW